The proteins below are encoded in one region of Nocardioides marmorisolisilvae:
- a CDS encoding VOC family protein produces the protein MDLRIHSSFLPHEDPEASLAFYRDALGFDIRLDVGQGTMRWITVGPPGQPDTSIVLHPPAVDPGITDEERRTVQEMMAKGTYAMLVLTTADLDATFDALQARDVEVVQEPTDQPYGLRDCAVRDPAGNMIRINQAQ, from the coding sequence ATGGACCTGCGCATTCACTCCAGCTTCCTGCCCCACGAGGACCCCGAGGCGTCTCTGGCGTTCTATCGGGACGCGCTCGGCTTCGACATCCGCCTCGATGTGGGACAGGGGACGATGCGGTGGATCACCGTAGGCCCGCCGGGCCAGCCGGACACCTCGATCGTGCTGCACCCGCCGGCCGTCGACCCGGGGATCACCGACGAGGAGCGCCGCACCGTGCAGGAGATGATGGCGAAGGGCACCTACGCGATGCTCGTGCTCACCACTGCCGACCTCGATGCGACCTTCGACGCCCTGCAGGCCCGCGATGTCGAGGTCGTCCAAGAGCCGACCGACCAGCCCTACGGGCTGCGTGACTGCGCCGTCCGCGACCCGGCCGGCAACATGATCCGCATCAACCAGGCGCAGTGA